One Hevea brasiliensis isolate MT/VB/25A 57/8 chromosome 5, ASM3005281v1, whole genome shotgun sequence genomic region harbors:
- the LOC110668482 gene encoding cysteine proteinase inhibitor 12 isoform X2, which yields MVMNRFSAIFLSIFVLGWAYFFYLGHCRQLNLQKVMITGDSNDCMGFQNSVEIESLARFAVQEHNKRQNALLEFVRALKAKEQVVAGKLYYLTLEAIDGGHKKMYEAKVWVKPWMNFKQLEEFKHAESDLSLTPSDLGVTQDGHGSGWRAVPTKDPEVQDAANHAVKFIQQRSNSLSPYELMQILKAKAKLIKDYAKFDLLLKVRRGIKEENFGVEVTKDKEGKFYLN from the exons ATGGTGATGAATAGGTTTTCTGCAATATTTTTGAGTATTTTTGTTCTGGGTTGGGCGTATTTCTTTTATTTGGGTCATTGCAGACAATTGAATCTACAAAAGGTGATGATTACTGGAGACTCTAATGATTGCATGGGCTTTCAAAACAGCGTGGAGATTGAAAGCCTCGCGAGATTTGCTGTCCAAGAACACAACAAGAGACAG AATGCTCTTCTTGAATTTGTAAGGGCTCTGAAGGCCAAAGAACAGGTAGTTGCTGGCAAGCTATACTATCTTACTCTGGAAGCAATTGATGGTGGTCATAAGAAGATGTATGAAGCTAAAGTATGGGTGAAGCCATGGATGAACTTCAAACAATTGGAGGAATTCAAACATGCTGAAAGTGATCTTTCCCTTACTCCTTCAGACCTTGGAGTGACACAAG ATGGTCATGGATCAGGATGGCGAGCAGTGCCAACAAAAGATCCTGAGGTCCAAGATGCAGCAAATCATGCTGTTAAGTTCATCCAGCAGAGATCCAATTCATTGTCCCCATATGAACTCATGCAGATCCTTAAAGCTAAAGCCAAG CTAATTAAAGACTATGCCAAATTTGATCTGCTTCTGAAAGTAAGGAGGGGAATTAAAGAAGAGAATTTTGGGGTTGAAGTAACTAAAGACAAGGAAGGAAAGTTCTATTTGAACTAG
- the LOC110668482 gene encoding cysteine proteinase inhibitor 12 isoform X1, translating to MVMNRFSAIFLSIFVLGWAYFFYLGHCRQLNLQKVMITGDSNDCMGFQNSVEIESLARFAVQEHNKRQNALLEFVRALKAKEQVVAGKLYYLTLEAIDGGHKKMYEAKVWVKPWMNFKQLEEFKHAESDLSLTPSDLGVTQVVISCTLLQPDGHGSGWRAVPTKDPEVQDAANHAVKFIQQRSNSLSPYELMQILKAKAKLIKDYAKFDLLLKVRRGIKEENFGVEVTKDKEGKFYLN from the exons ATGGTGATGAATAGGTTTTCTGCAATATTTTTGAGTATTTTTGTTCTGGGTTGGGCGTATTTCTTTTATTTGGGTCATTGCAGACAATTGAATCTACAAAAGGTGATGATTACTGGAGACTCTAATGATTGCATGGGCTTTCAAAACAGCGTGGAGATTGAAAGCCTCGCGAGATTTGCTGTCCAAGAACACAACAAGAGACAG AATGCTCTTCTTGAATTTGTAAGGGCTCTGAAGGCCAAAGAACAGGTAGTTGCTGGCAAGCTATACTATCTTACTCTGGAAGCAATTGATGGTGGTCATAAGAAGATGTATGAAGCTAAAGTATGGGTGAAGCCATGGATGAACTTCAAACAATTGGAGGAATTCAAACATGCTGAAAGTGATCTTTCCCTTACTCCTTCAGACCTTGGAGTGACACAAG TAGTGATAAGTTGTACACTCCTGCAACCAGATGGTCATGGATCAGGATGGCGAGCAGTGCCAACAAAAGATCCTGAGGTCCAAGATGCAGCAAATCATGCTGTTAAGTTCATCCAGCAGAGATCCAATTCATTGTCCCCATATGAACTCATGCAGATCCTTAAAGCTAAAGCCAAG CTAATTAAAGACTATGCCAAATTTGATCTGCTTCTGAAAGTAAGGAGGGGAATTAAAGAAGAGAATTTTGGGGTTGAAGTAACTAAAGACAAGGAAGGAAAGTTCTATTTGAACTAG
- the LOC110668477 gene encoding cytochrome P450 98A2 — protein MALLLIPISILLLLLLLAYKLYFRIRFKLPPGPRPWPIVGNLYDVKPVRFRCYAEWAKSYGPIISVWLGSTLNVIVSNTELAKEVLKEHDQQLADRHRSRSAAKFSKDGQDLIWADYGPHYVKARKVCTLELFTPKRLEALKPIREDEVTAMVESIFNDCTNPETNGKSLLVKKYLGAVAFNNITRLAFGKRFVNSEGIIDEQGQEFKAIVANGLKLGASLAMAEHIPWLRWMFPLEEEAFAKHGARRDRLTRAIMEEHTLARQKSGGAKQHFVDALLTLQEKYDLSEDTIIGLLWDMITAGMDTTAITVEWAMAELIKNPRVQQKAQEELDRVIGFERVLTEADFSSLPYLQCVAKEGLRLHPPTPLMLPHRANSNVKIGGYDIPKGSNVLVNVWAVARDPAVWKNPEEFRPERFLEEDVDMKGHDFRLLPFGAGRRVCPGTQLGINLVTSMLGHLLHHFRWTPPDGVKPGEIDMSENPGLVTFMKTPLQAVATPRLPSELYKRVAVEM, from the exons ATGGCTCTTCTTCTAATACCAATAtcaatcctcctcctcctcctcctcttagCATACAAACTCTACTTCCGCATCCGCTTCAAACTCCCCCCCGGCCCACGCCCTTGGCCGATCGTCGGCAACCTCTACGACGTCAAGCCAGTTAGGTTCCGATGCTACGCCGAGTGGGCTAAGTCTTATGGTCCGATCATTTCAGTTTGGCTTGGTTCAACTTTAAATGTGATCGTTTCGAATACAGAATTGGCTAAAGAAGTGCTGAAGGAACATGATCAACAGTTAGCTGATCGGCATCGGAGTAGGTCAGCTGCAAAGTTTAGCAAAGATGGGCAGGATCTTATATGGGCTGACTATGGACCTCACTATGTGAAGGCTAGGAAAGTGTGTACACTTGAGCTTTTTACACCTAAGAGACTCGAGGCTTTGAAACCCATTAGGGAAGATGAGGTCACTGCCATGGTTGAATCCATTTTCAACGACTGCACCAATCCTG AAACCAATGGCAAAAGTTTGCTAGTGAAGAAGTATTTGGGAGCAGTTGCATTCAACAACATAACAAGGCTTGCATTTGGTAAGCGATTTGTGAACTCGGAGGGCATAATTGACGAGCAAGGCCAAGAATTTAAGGCAATTGTGGCCAACGGTCTTAAGCTAGGTGCATCACTTGCCATGGCAGAGCACATTCCATGGCTTCGCTGGATGTTCCCACTAGAGGAGGAGGCTTTCGCCAAGCATGGTGCTCGAAGGGACCGTCTCACTCGAGCTATTATGGAAGAACATACACTTGCTCGCCAGAAGAGTGGAGGTGCCAAGCAACATTTTGTTGATGCATTGCTTACATTACAGGAGAAATATGACCTTAGTGAGGACACAATTATTGGACTCCTTTGG GATATGATTACTGCTGGCATGGACACAACTGCAATCACTGTAGAATGGGCAATGGCTGAGCTAATTAAGAACCCAAGGGTGCAACAGAAGGCTCAAGAGGAGCTAGACCGTGTCATTGGGTTCGAACGAGTGTTGACTGAGGCTGATTTCTCAAGTCTCCCTTACCTACAATGTGTGGCTAAAGAGGGACTAAGGTTGCATCCTCCAACACCGCTAATGCTTCCTCACCGTGCCAATTCTAATGTCAAGATTGGTGGCTATGATATACCTAAGGGATCAAATGTTCTTGTAAATGTATGGGCTGTAGCTCGTGATCCAGCAGTCTGGAAGAACCCAGAAGAGTTTCGACCGGAGAGGTTCCTCGAGGAGGATGTTGACATGAAGGGTCATGATTTCCGGCTACTTCCATTTGGTGCTGGGAGGAGGGTGTGCCCTGGTACACAACTTGGTATCAATTTGGTCACGTCTATGTTAGGTCACTTATTGCACCATTTTCGTTGGACACCACCTGATGGTGTGAAGCCAGGGGAAATTGATATGTCAGAAAATCCTGGATTGGTCACATTCATGAAAACCCCATTACAAGCAGTGGCAACCCCTCGGCTGCCTTCAGAATTGTACAAACGTGTGGCTGTGGAAATGTAA